From the Sphingomonas mesophila genome, one window contains:
- a CDS encoding GFA family protein, whose translation MPRAPDEILQCNCSVCRMSGFQGVYYRAGEVTVTGALDGYVRSDLTDPCMTMWRCATCGILTHWTLLDDWPYPDMPKPDRMGVNARLFPAELTDGLPVQHNDGASQ comes from the coding sequence GTGCCGCGCGCGCCGGACGAGATCCTACAGTGCAATTGCTCGGTCTGCCGGATGAGCGGCTTCCAGGGCGTCTATTATCGCGCCGGCGAGGTGACGGTGACCGGCGCGCTCGATGGCTACGTCCGAAGCGACCTGACCGACCCGTGCATGACCATGTGGCGCTGCGCGACGTGCGGCATTCTCACCCACTGGACCCTGCTCGACGACTGGCCTTACCCCGACATGCCCAAGCCCGACCGGATGGGCGTCAACGCCCGCCTGTTCCCGGCCGAGCTCACCGACGGGCTGCCGGTCCAGCACAATGACGGTGCCAGCCAATGA